The Methylophilus sp. TWE2 region CAACGGGTCAGAGCCATTAGCCAGCTGTCGTGCACGGTAAGCCGCGACCAGGGTCAATTGAAAACGGTTAGGGATGTTGTCCAAGCAATCATCGACAGTAATACGTGCCATAAAAACCTCTAT contains the following coding sequences:
- the rpoZ gene encoding DNA-directed RNA polymerase subunit omega; translated protein: MARITVDDCLDNIPNRFQLTLVAAYRARQLANGSDPLVSGYSQKDKATVLALREIAAGKIGVELLEKKGQA